A window from Chroicocephalus ridibundus chromosome 11, bChrRid1.1, whole genome shotgun sequence encodes these proteins:
- the SOX30 gene encoding transcription factor SOX-30: MERGARAAPLRSGAPRETPPGLRRPPPPPTPQGEAEVPLRVVRVKMEKPEPGEGNVPRCRGDSRESGGDFRRFPAPWWGKEESHVTIEKEGEQEGGGRESPKEVKVPEKRGNGKEPWRGADVKAEPPDEAFEACRVKEEKGVAPVGSLCGPAHASPGDHKTQQNGGLGILPEDLKIPVVFHPLPPGTRIQIQGPLPSELIHVTKVPVKQVPLKMQSLLEPSVKIETKNVPLTVLPSDSGMPDTPFSKDKNGHVKRPMNAFMVWARIHRPALAKANPAANNAEISVQLGLEWSKLTEEQKQPYYDEAQKIKQRHREEFPGWVYQPRPGKRKRFPLPVSAVYSGTSQSIITTSPAGICPFQSPAYSVVIPNVKNSIGHPVCEAPSAIRLPASSIQHAGPVTLFQTTSARTPSVAVPAPTLPLRPIISPQHFAEPAQAEALDGLNCPLKRRTPVFIESRNPSNITTTNSRFSVSTSEPPKEYPGVSIFPRGVPLPQATPFLHSRLYESPPIGQPASLFGVPPRFPFYHPYFVPGPHYFPSSTCPFSRPPFGCGNFSSSVSQCLGCYEDRYQRQEVMFSALDGNYPFKEYSEEHIREDHRSCESLEVVSCYSSCNEERYLSPLPQLDVGELEEVLSATPSTPSSIHLINVIDSDEEDEVKLLREL, from the exons ATGGAGCGGGGCGCCAGGGCGGCACCGCTCCGCTCCGGGGCTCCCCGGGAGACCCCACCGggcctccgccgccccccgccgccgcccacccCGCAGGGGGAGGCCGAGGTGCCCCTCAGGGTGGTGCGCGTCAAAATGGAGAAACCCGAGCCGGGGGAGGGAAACGTCCCCAGATGCCGCGGGGACAGCAGAGAGTCGGGGGGTGATTTCAGGCGCTTCCCAGCTCCATGGTGGGGGAAAGAAGAGTCCCACGTCACCATCGAGAAAgaaggggagcaggaagggggtGGCAGAGAAAGCCCCAAGGAGGTGAAGGTGCCGGAGAAGAGGGGGAACGGGAAGGAGCCCTGGAGAGGAGCTGATGTCAAAGCGGAGCCGCCTGATGAGGCCTTTGAGGCCTGCAGGGTGAAGGAGGAAAAGGGTGTTGCCCCTGTGGGCTCCCTGTGTGGGCCTGCTCATGCCAGCCCAGGTGACCACAAGACGCAGCAGAATGGGGGGCTTGGGATCCTTCCTGAAGATCTGAAGATCCCAGTTGTGTTTCACCCCTTACCTCCTGGGACCCGCATACAGATCCAAGGCCCTCTGCCGTCAGAGCTGATCCATGTGACTAAAGTGCCAGTGAAACAAGTGCCGCTTAAAATGCAGTCTTTACTGGAGCCTTCAGTAAAGATTGAAACTAAAAATGTTCCCCTCACAGTACTGCCCTCCGATTCAG GTATGCCAGATACTCCATTTAGcaaggacaaaaatggccatgtaaaGCGTCCAATGAACGCATTTATGGTGTGGGCTAGGATTCATCGGCCCGCCCTAGCGAAAGCTAACCCAGCTGCCAATAATGCAGAAATCAGTGTTCAGCTTGGACTGGAGTGGAGCAAACTGACCGAAGAGCAGAAACAGCCCTATTATGATGAAgcccagaaaataaaacaaaggcacagagaggaatTTCCTG GTTGGGTTTATCAACCACGACCAGGCAAAAGGAAGCGTTTCCCACTGCCTGTCTCTGCTGTATATTCCGGCACTTCTCAGAGTATCATCACTACAAGTCCAGCTGGCATTTGTCCCTTCCAGTCACCTGCTTACTCTGTTGTCATCCCCAATGTTAAGAACAGTATTGGACATCCAGTCT GTGAAGCTCCTTCTGCCATCCGTCTGCCGGCTTCTTCCATTCAACATGCTGGTCCAGTTACTCTTTTCCAGACTACCAGTGCAAGAACCCCATCAGTGGCTGTTCCAGCTCCAACCCTGCCCTTGCGCCCTATAATTTCACCACAGCACTTTGCTGAACCTGCTCAGGCAGAAGCTCTTGATGGGCTCAATTGCCCTCTGAAGAGACGTACACCAGTTTTCATTGAGAGCAGAAATCCAAGTAACATAACCACCACTAACAGCAGATTTTCTGTCTCTACTAGTGAGCCCCCAAAGGAGTACCCAGGGGTTTCTATTTTTCCTAGAGGTGTACCTCTTCCCCAAGCTACCCCTTTTCTTCACTCACGTCTCTATGAGTCTCCTCCCATTGGTCAGCCAGCCAGTCTGTTTGGAGTACCTCCTCGGTTTCCATTTTACCACCCTTATTTTGTACCTGGACCTCACTATTTCCCTTCAAG CACATGCCCATTCAGCCGACCTCCATTTGGCTGCGGGAATTTCTCCAGCTCAGTGTCTCAATGCCTTGGCTGTTATGAAGACAGGTACCAAAGACAGGAGGTGATGTTTTCAGCTCTGGACGGAAACTATCCTTTCAAGGAATACTCAGAAGAACATATACGTGAGGACCACCGCAGCTGTGAGAGCCTTGAAGTAGTGTCCTGTTACAGCAGCTGCAACGAGGAGCGGTATTTAAGCCCCCTACCGCAGCTGGACGTTGGAGAGTTGGAGGAGGTTTTGTCAGCCACCCCATCTACTCCCTCCAGCATCCACCTAATCAACGTAATTGACAGCGACGAGGAAGACGAAGTAAAGTTGTTGCGagaattgtaa
- the THG1L gene encoding probable tRNA(His) guanylyltransferase isoform X2, producing the protein MLGWRRAASAISAGCVRRLSMAKSKFEYVRDFEADDTCLPNCWIVVRLDGRNFHSKFMTHVVSQFASSYVFYWKDYFKDQQLLYPPGFDGRIVLYPSNQNLKDYLSWRQADCHINNLYNTVFWMLVQRSGLTPVQAQDRLQGTLAGDKNEILFSEFNINYNNEPLMYRKGTVLIWQKINEVMTKKIKLPKETEEKEVEVTRTRTKVVPLHCDIIGDQFWEEYPEILAEDS; encoded by the exons ATGCTGGGGTGGCGGCGGGCGGCATCAGCCATCTCTGCGGGCTGCGTGCGCCGCCTCTCCATGGCCAAGAGCAAGTTCGAGTATGTGCGGGACTTCGAGGCGGACGACACCTGTCTGCCCAACTGCTGGATAGTGGTCCGGCTGGACGGCCGCAACTTCCACAG TAAGTTCATGACTCATGTGGTCTCCCAGTTTGCCTCAAGTTACGTTTTCTATTGGAAGGATTACTTTAAGGACCAGCAACTTCTGTACCCACCGGGATTTGATGGACGAATTGTGTTGTATCCCAGCAACCAAAATTTAAAGGACTACCTCAGCTGGAGACAAGCAGATT gcCATATTAATAATCTTTATAATACAGTGTTTTGGATGCTTGTACAACGAAGTGGTTTGACGCCAGTGCAAGCACAGGATAGACTCCAG GGAACTTTGGCTGGAGATAAgaatgaaatcttattttctgaatTCAACATCAACTACAACAATGAACCTTTGATGTATAGAAAAGGAACTGTCTTAATTTGGCAGAAG ATTAATGAAGTCATgactaagaaaataaaactgccaAAGGAAACGGAAGAAAAGGAAGTGGAAGTTACCCGGACTAGGACTAAAGTTGTTCCCCTGCACTGTGACATTATTGGGGACCAGTTCTGGGAGGAATATCCTGAGATCCTGGCTGAGGATAGTTGA
- the THG1L gene encoding probable tRNA(His) guanylyltransferase isoform X1, with the protein MLGWRRAASAISAGCVRRLSMAKSKFEYVRDFEADDTCLPNCWIVVRLDGRNFHRFSEQHEFKKPNDDRALNLMTKCAQTVMQELEDITIAYGQSDEYSFVFKKKSRWFKRRASKFMTHVVSQFASSYVFYWKDYFKDQQLLYPPGFDGRIVLYPSNQNLKDYLSWRQADCHINNLYNTVFWMLVQRSGLTPVQAQDRLQGTLAGDKNEILFSEFNINYNNEPLMYRKGTVLIWQKINEVMTKKIKLPKETEEKEVEVTRTRTKVVPLHCDIIGDQFWEEYPEILAEDS; encoded by the exons ATGCTGGGGTGGCGGCGGGCGGCATCAGCCATCTCTGCGGGCTGCGTGCGCCGCCTCTCCATGGCCAAGAGCAAGTTCGAGTATGTGCGGGACTTCGAGGCGGACGACACCTGTCTGCCCAACTGCTGGATAGTGGTCCGGCTGGACGGCCGCAACTTCCACAG GTTTTCTGAGCAGCATGAGTTCAAAAAGCCAAATGATGACCGTGCTCTTAATCTGATGACCAAATGTGCCCAGACAGTGATGCAAGAATTGGAGGATATTACTATTGCTTATGGACAGAGTGATGAAtatagttttgttttcaaaaagaagagTAGATGGTTTAAAAGAAGAGCAAG TAAGTTCATGACTCATGTGGTCTCCCAGTTTGCCTCAAGTTACGTTTTCTATTGGAAGGATTACTTTAAGGACCAGCAACTTCTGTACCCACCGGGATTTGATGGACGAATTGTGTTGTATCCCAGCAACCAAAATTTAAAGGACTACCTCAGCTGGAGACAAGCAGATT gcCATATTAATAATCTTTATAATACAGTGTTTTGGATGCTTGTACAACGAAGTGGTTTGACGCCAGTGCAAGCACAGGATAGACTCCAG GGAACTTTGGCTGGAGATAAgaatgaaatcttattttctgaatTCAACATCAACTACAACAATGAACCTTTGATGTATAGAAAAGGAACTGTCTTAATTTGGCAGAAG ATTAATGAAGTCATgactaagaaaataaaactgccaAAGGAAACGGAAGAAAAGGAAGTGGAAGTTACCCGGACTAGGACTAAAGTTGTTCCCCTGCACTGTGACATTATTGGGGACCAGTTCTGGGAGGAATATCCTGAGATCCTGGCTGAGGATAGTTGA
- the THG1L gene encoding probable tRNA(His) guanylyltransferase isoform X4, which translates to MDRVMNIVLFSKRRVDGLKEEPGFDGRIVLYPSNQNLKDYLSWRQADCHINNLYNTVFWMLVQRSGLTPVQAQDRLQGTLAGDKNEILFSEFNINYNNEPLMYRKGTVLIWQKINEVMTKKIKLPKETEEKEVEVTRTRTKVVPLHCDIIGDQFWEEYPEILAEDS; encoded by the exons ATGGACAGAGTGATGAAtatagttttgttttcaaaaagaagagTAGATGGTTTAAAAGAAGA ACCGGGATTTGATGGACGAATTGTGTTGTATCCCAGCAACCAAAATTTAAAGGACTACCTCAGCTGGAGACAAGCAGATT gcCATATTAATAATCTTTATAATACAGTGTTTTGGATGCTTGTACAACGAAGTGGTTTGACGCCAGTGCAAGCACAGGATAGACTCCAG GGAACTTTGGCTGGAGATAAgaatgaaatcttattttctgaatTCAACATCAACTACAACAATGAACCTTTGATGTATAGAAAAGGAACTGTCTTAATTTGGCAGAAG ATTAATGAAGTCATgactaagaaaataaaactgccaAAGGAAACGGAAGAAAAGGAAGTGGAAGTTACCCGGACTAGGACTAAAGTTGTTCCCCTGCACTGTGACATTATTGGGGACCAGTTCTGGGAGGAATATCCTGAGATCCTGGCTGAGGATAGTTGA
- the THG1L gene encoding probable tRNA(His) guanylyltransferase isoform X3 — MTHVVSQFASSYVFYWKDYFKDQQLLYPPGFDGRIVLYPSNQNLKDYLSWRQADCHINNLYNTVFWMLVQRSGLTPVQAQDRLQGTLAGDKNEILFSEFNINYNNEPLMYRKGTVLIWQKINEVMTKKIKLPKETEEKEVEVTRTRTKVVPLHCDIIGDQFWEEYPEILAEDS, encoded by the exons ATGACTCATGTGGTCTCCCAGTTTGCCTCAAGTTACGTTTTCTATTGGAAGGATTACTTTAAGGACCAGCAACTTCTGTACCCACCGGGATTTGATGGACGAATTGTGTTGTATCCCAGCAACCAAAATTTAAAGGACTACCTCAGCTGGAGACAAGCAGATT gcCATATTAATAATCTTTATAATACAGTGTTTTGGATGCTTGTACAACGAAGTGGTTTGACGCCAGTGCAAGCACAGGATAGACTCCAG GGAACTTTGGCTGGAGATAAgaatgaaatcttattttctgaatTCAACATCAACTACAACAATGAACCTTTGATGTATAGAAAAGGAACTGTCTTAATTTGGCAGAAG ATTAATGAAGTCATgactaagaaaataaaactgccaAAGGAAACGGAAGAAAAGGAAGTGGAAGTTACCCGGACTAGGACTAAAGTTGTTCCCCTGCACTGTGACATTATTGGGGACCAGTTCTGGGAGGAATATCCTGAGATCCTGGCTGAGGATAGTTGA